Proteins from a single region of Sphaerochaeta globosa str. Buddy:
- the aspA gene encoding aspartate ammonia-lyase, whose protein sequence is MDAWRIEHDLLGHKQVPSDAYYGVQTVRAMENFVVSNIPISQFPFFIQALGYIKKATALANLEYKILDPIIADAIVTACDEIIGGKLHDQFPVDAIQGGAGTSTNMNANEVIANRALELLGKKRGEYKIVHPNNHVNLSQSTNDVYPTSIRLAASWMLNALLSELERFKQALEEKGREFHDVLKMGRTQLQDAIPMTLGQEFIAWAESVGEDIERMRIAQTLLYEINMGATAIGTGLNAPKGYAEVVTRHLALLTGLPLVPSRNLIMATQDSGGFIELSGVLKRIAAKVSKICNDLRLLSSGPRAGINEINLPPMQPGSSIMPGKVNPVIPEVVNQVAFDVIGNDLAITLAAEAGQLELNVMEPLIAFKLFTSINNLTNVLNILTTRCITGITANKERCREMVENSIGLVTALVPVLGYELCSEIAKKAQKTNGSVYRIVLEDGYLSEADLTRILSPESMLNG, encoded by the coding sequence ATGGATGCATGGAGGATTGAGCACGATTTATTAGGGCACAAGCAGGTCCCTTCTGATGCCTATTATGGGGTGCAGACCGTTCGGGCAATGGAGAATTTCGTGGTGTCGAACATCCCGATATCCCAGTTTCCCTTTTTTATTCAGGCTTTGGGATATATAAAGAAAGCTACGGCCTTGGCGAACCTTGAGTATAAGATTCTCGATCCAATCATTGCCGATGCCATTGTTACGGCATGCGATGAGATTATTGGTGGCAAACTCCACGACCAATTTCCGGTTGATGCCATCCAGGGAGGGGCGGGAACCTCCACGAATATGAATGCGAATGAGGTTATTGCGAACAGGGCCCTGGAACTGTTGGGTAAGAAACGGGGTGAGTATAAGATTGTCCACCCCAACAACCATGTAAATCTCTCGCAATCGACCAACGATGTGTATCCTACTTCCATAAGGCTCGCGGCTTCCTGGATGCTCAACGCTTTGCTTTCCGAGTTGGAGCGGTTCAAGCAGGCCCTTGAGGAGAAAGGCCGGGAGTTTCACGATGTGCTGAAGATGGGGAGAACCCAGCTGCAGGATGCCATTCCCATGACCTTGGGTCAGGAGTTTATCGCCTGGGCGGAGAGTGTGGGGGAGGATATCGAACGGATGCGGATAGCACAGACTCTGCTGTATGAGATCAACATGGGAGCCACCGCCATCGGAACCGGCTTGAATGCTCCCAAAGGGTATGCAGAGGTGGTTACCCGGCATTTGGCACTTCTGACAGGTTTACCTTTGGTCCCCTCCCGAAACTTGATTATGGCTACCCAGGACTCTGGCGGTTTCATTGAACTGAGCGGGGTACTGAAGCGAATAGCTGCAAAGGTCTCAAAGATTTGCAACGACTTGCGCTTGCTCTCCTCCGGTCCGAGGGCGGGAATCAATGAGATCAACCTCCCACCCATGCAACCAGGGTCTTCAATTATGCCCGGCAAGGTGAATCCCGTCATCCCCGAGGTTGTAAACCAAGTAGCCTTCGACGTCATTGGCAATGACCTTGCCATAACCTTGGCTGCCGAAGCCGGCCAACTGGAATTGAATGTCATGGAGCCGTTGATCGCCTTCAAGCTCTTTACTTCGATCAACAACCTCACCAACGTGCTGAATATCCTGACCACGCGCTGTATTACCGGCATTACAGCAAACAAGGAACGCTGTAGGGAGATGGTGGAAAACAGCATCGGTTTGGTAACGGCTTTGGTTCCCGTATTAGGGTATGAACTCTGCTCTGAGATTGCCAAGAAAGCCCAGAAAACCAATGGCTCGGTGTATAGGATCGTGCTTGAGGATGGGTATCTCAGCGAGGCCGACCTTACAAGGATTCTCTCGCCTGAATCGATGTTGAACGGGTGA
- a CDS encoding DUF2975 domain-containing protein, which translates to MLSVSNKGWRLLASLLTLSLILGSVAVIALGVFLVFMALQGNLSLPLLLGEGIQLSHALTAVSLGSYIGYSLLLVATLLIGLSFLFLLRSILISIQKAKGFSQTLPTQIKRMAFLLLVLAYAKQLLMLFAFSQDLGSLSGLLEFRFQLLPSEALYALTLLLLGELFRYGLALQSEYEQTV; encoded by the coding sequence ATGCTTAGCGTATCAAACAAAGGGTGGCGTTTGCTTGCCAGCTTGCTCACCCTCAGTCTCATCCTTGGTTCGGTTGCTGTCATTGCTCTCGGGGTATTCTTGGTATTCATGGCTTTGCAAGGCAATCTCTCATTGCCTTTGTTGCTTGGTGAAGGGATTCAGCTGTCTCACGCACTTACAGCGGTAAGCCTGGGTTCTTATATAGGCTATTCCCTGCTTCTGGTGGCAACACTCCTGATTGGACTTTCCTTCCTTTTTCTGCTGCGTTCGATACTCATCTCAATCCAGAAAGCCAAGGGGTTCAGCCAAACCCTTCCTACGCAGATCAAGCGCATGGCTTTTCTGTTGCTGGTTCTTGCGTATGCAAAACAACTGCTTATGCTGTTTGCTTTCAGTCAGGATTTGGGAAGCCTGTCAGGCCTGCTTGAGTTCCGTTTCCAATTGCTTCCTTCCGAAGCGCTCTATGCACTCACCCTTCTCTTGCTTGGAGAGCTTTTCAGGTATGGACTCGCTTTGCAAAGTGAATATGAGCAAACGGTATAG
- a CDS encoding helix-turn-helix domain-containing protein: MAIIIRLDRVLADRKMSLTELSEKVGITMANLSNLKTGKVSAIRLSTLEAICRTLCCQPGDLFEYQQESD; the protein is encoded by the coding sequence ATGGCAATAATCATCCGACTTGACCGTGTGCTTGCAGACAGAAAAATGTCCCTTACCGAATTGTCTGAGAAGGTGGGGATTACCATGGCGAATCTTTCCAATCTGAAGACAGGAAAAGTAAGCGCAATCAGGCTGAGCACCCTGGAAGCAATCTGTAGGACCCTGTGCTGTCAGCCTGGGGATTTGTTTGAGTATCAACAAGAATCTGATTAA